Below is a genomic region from Isosphaeraceae bacterium EP7.
CGGTCGGGATGGCATTCAACCGCCACGGAGACTTCTTCGCGACCGACCAGGAGGGGGCGACCTGGCTCCCCAACGGGAACCCGTTCGATGAGCTGCTGCACATCCGGCCGGGGAGGCACTACGGGTTCCCCCCGCGTCACCCGAAGTACCTCCCCTCGGTGGTCGACGAGCCCAGCGTGTTCGACTATGCCCCGCAGCATCAATCCACCTGCGGCCTCAACTTCAATGAGCCGGTGAGCGGAGGTCCAACCTTTGGTCCGGCCTTCTGGGCGGGAGACGCGCTGGTCACCGGCTACTCGCGAGGCAAGCTTTACCGGACGAAGCTGGCGAAGACCGAGGCCGGCTACGTCGCGCAGACGCACGTCTTCGCCGTCCTGAATATGCTCCCCGTCGACGCCTGCGTCTCGCCCCGAGGCGATCTCGTGGTCGCGGTCCACAGCGGCCTGCCGGACTGGGGGAGCGGGCCGAAGGGGAAGGGCAAGCTCTACAAGGTCACGTACAACGACCACGATGCCCCCCAGCCGGTGCTCGCCTGGGCCTCGGGGCCACAAGAGGCGAGCGTCGCGTTCGACCGTCCGCTCGACCTGGCGAGCCTGAAAGACCTGGCCAGGAACCTCACCCTCGAGTACGGCAAGTCAGTTGGCCCCGGCGACCGATACGAGTCCCTGCGCCCGCCCTACGATGCGGTGGCCCGGCAGTTGAACGCGCCCCGGTTCGGGCTCCCGATCTACTCGGCCAAGGTCTCCGCCGACCGACGTTCGCTGCACCTGACAACCGCCCCGCACCCCGAACTGGGCACGTACGTCATCAACTCACCGGGCCTGGGGCGGCCCGATCGGGCGAAGATCCCTGCGGCTGCGATGCCCCAGGACGCCGACGTGGATCTCGCCTATGACCTTACCGGCGCCGACGTCACCTGGAAGCCCGAGTCGGGGCCAGGGAGCTGGGCCGGCTGGCTGCCGCACCTCGACCTAGCCGTCTCCCGCAATTTCACCGTCGGGAGCGCGGAGCACGATCGACTCTGGGATGTCCTGGGGCGGCCGGGCCGCTTGACCCTCAAGTCCAGGCTCGACCTCTGGCAGATGCTCCGACCGGCCGTCCAGCCCGGCTCGACCGCAGGTTACACCCTGCCGGACGAGAAGGTCACGATGACTTTCACCGGCTCCGGTCCGATCCAGGTCACCACGCCCGCAGGGAGCGTTCCCGCCGAAGCCGACAAGGAGGGCCTCTACCGTGTCCGGGTCGCGGTGTCGCCGAGGGAGCGCGAGCCGCTGCCGCTGGAGGTCGCCCTGGAGACGGGAGGTCGGGCGACCCTGGAAGTGTCCTACACGACGGCCGAGGACCCTCGACCCCGGGCGTTGCCACTCAGGCGACTCCTGCTGCCGTGGGCGGCCTTGACGAAGCGAGCGGACACGTTCGCGGAGCGGGATATCCCGGAGTTGTTGGGGGGCAACTGGTCACGAGGCCGGGCCATCTTCACCGGATCCGAGGCCCGGTGCGCCACCTGCCACCGGGTGCGCAGCCTGGGAGATGACATCGGCCCCGACCTCTCGAACCTTATCCACCGCGACTATGCGTCGGTGCTCCGCGACATCCACGCGCCGAGCGCCGCCATCAACCCCGATTACGTTGCCTACTCCGTCGCCCTGACGGACGGCCGGGTCCTGCAGGGCACGCTGCGCACCGAGGCCGACGGCCTGGTCGTGAGCGACACTGCCGGCGTGCGGACAACGGTCTCCCGATCGTCGGTCGATGAGACTGCCCCCTCGGCGGTCTCAATGATGCCCGACGGGATCGACGCGGCCCTCGGCCCGAAAAAGCTGCGCGACCTGCTCACGTTCCTCCTGACCGACCCGATCGGCCCGGCAAAAATCGAGTACCAGGGCTCTCCGCCCCCTCCGCCGCGGCGCCGACACGAGCTCGACGCGGTCCTGAAGGGGAGCGTCCCGATCGCAAACCCGCGAAAACTCCGGATCGTCCTGGCGGGGGGCCCCAAGGACCACGGGCCGGGCGAGCACGACTATCCCCTCTGGCTGAAGCGCTGGTCGCCCCTGTTAGCGACGGACGAGTCCCTCACCGTCGAGACGTCGGCGGGCTGGCCATCCCCCCAGCAGCTCGAGACGGCCGATGTCGTCGTCTTTTACTCCAACAACCCCGGCTGGGACGCGGCGAAGGCCGAGCAGCTCGACCTCTTCTTCGCCCGGGGCGGCGGGGTCGTCCTGATCCATTACGCGGTCGACGGCCATGACGCCTCGGAGGCCCTGGCGGATCGGATCGGCCTGGCTTGGAAGGCGGGTCGATCGAAGTTCCGCCACGGGCAGCTCGAGGTGGACTTCTCCGGGTCGAAGCACCCGATCACCCGGGGTTTCGGCCGGCTCAAGCTCGTGGACGAGAGTTATTGGAATCTCGTCGGCGACCCGTCGCGGATCGACCTGCTGGGGACTGGGGCGGAGGAAGGCGGGCCGCGGCCGCTCTTCTGGGCCCGCCAGACGGGGAAAGGGAGGGTCTTCGTGAGCCTCCCCGGCCATTTCACGTGGACGTTCGACGACCCACTCTTCCGCGTCCTGATGCTGCGCGGGATGGCCTGGGTCGCGGGCGAGCCGGTCGATCGTTTCAACGAGTTGGCGACCCCGGGCGCGAGGATCGATGAATGAAGGCCGTCTATCTGCTGGCGACGCTCGACACCAAGGGGATCGAGGCGGCCTTCGTCCGCGACACCTTGGTCGCCCGCGGGGTCGCCACCGTCGTGGTCGACACCGGGTGCCTGGGTGCGCCAACGATCGAAGCCAACGTCTCGCGAGCGGAGGTCTTCAAGGCGGCAGGCCTATCGCTGTCGGACTTGGTCGCGCAGAACGACCGTGGGGCCGCAGTGACCGGGGCCACGCTCGGGGCGACCCGGCTCGTGGCCGAGGCCGCCGCGCGCGGCGAGGTCGCCGGGGTGCTGGCGTTGGGCGGTTCGGCGGGCACGGCCATCGGCACTTCGGCCATGCGTGCCCTGCCGATCGGCATCCCGAAGGTCATGGTCAGCACCGTGGCCTCGGGTCAGGTCCGGCCGTATGTAGGCGACAAGGACATCCTGATGCTGAACTCGGTGGTCGACATCCTCGGCCTGAACCGGATCAGCCGGACGATCCTCGGCGAGGCGGCCCGGGCGATGGCCGGCCTGGTCATCTTCGCCGACGACTCCGCCGCGGTCGCGGCCTCGTCGGATCGGCCGCTGGTGGCCGTAACCATGTTCGGCGTCACGACGCCCTGCGTCATGAGGGCGCGCGACGTCCTGGAGGGGGCCGGCTACGAAGTGCTCGTCTTCCACGCCACCGGCAACGGTGGGCTGGCCATGGAGTCCCTGATCCGCGACGGCCTGATCGCCGGGGTGCTCGACCTCACGACAACCGAGCTCGCCGACGAGCTGGTCGGGGGGGTCTTCTCCGCCGGCCCGACCCGGCTAACCGCCGCCGCAGAGGCGGGGATCCCGCAGGTCGTCTCCGTAGGCGCGCTCGACATGGTCAACTTCGGCGCCCTCGAGACTGTCCCGGCGCGATTCGCAGGGCGGACGCTCCACCGCCACAACGCGAACGTAACCCTGATGCGCACGACCGTCGACGAGAACACGGCGATTGGAGCCGAGATCGGACGGAAGCTCGCCAGGGCGGGCCGCGAAGCGGAGGTCTGGATCCCGCTCCGGGGCGTCTCGGCGATCGACGCTCCCGGACAACACTTCGAAGACCAAGCCGCCCGCCATGCTCTGTTCGCCGCAGTGCGCTCGCACGCCGGGGAGATCTCCGTCGTCGAGGTCGATCGTCACATCAACGATCCTGAATTCGCCGAGGCCGTGGCAAACCGACTGATCGAGCTCCTAACACTACTCCATTAGCTCCTAAGAACGAACCTCTCGGTCGGTTCGTCATGAGGGGATGAACCGCACCTACACTCCCGAACTCGCCCCCGAAGTTCTTGCCCGGCTCGACGCCTTCGCTGACCGCTTCCGCGGCGACTTCAACCGACCACGCCAGGCCGCCTACAGCGGCGTCTACCTGCACTGCAGGGGCTGCTCCTCGACGGCGACCGCGAGAGCATCGAGCCGCTCTCTCGCAGGGTCACCCTCCCGGCCGGCCTGGTGGTCGCCGACCTCGACCAGGCGCTGCAGCCGTTCGTCGGCCAGAGCACCTGGGACGAGCAGGCCGTCTGGAGGCGCTATCGCTCGATCATGGCGGAGACCTTCGCCTCGCCCGCGGGGATCTTCGTCGTCGACGACACCGGCTTCCCCAAGCAGGGCAGGCTCTCCGCCGGCGTCCAGCGGCAGTACTGCGGCGCCTCGGGCAGGAAGGCCAATTGCCAGGTCGCCCCCTGGGTCCACTACGTCTTGCCGAAGGGGCACTACCCGCTGGCGATGCGGCTCTAGAGCAGTTCCCTATTGAACGTGGCGATATCCCGAATGATGAAACCATCCAAGGATATTGGCCGGTGTGACTGACCTCAGGCCGTCTCCCATCGCGCCGATCAGGTCGTCCACGCTCCTCGCCTCGGCCGATCGCAGGGACTCCTTGAGCTTGCTGAACATCGCCTCGATCGGGTTCAGGTCGGGGCTGTAGGCCGGCAGGTAGCGGACCTCGGCGCCGGCGGCGGCGACCAAGCGGGCCACCTCGGCAGTCTTGTGGCATGAGAGGTTGTCCATCACCACGATGTCACAGGGCCTGAGTGTCGGGGCCAGGCACTCGCCGATGTCGGCCTCGAAGCAGGCGCTGTTCGTCGCCCCGTCGAAGGCCAGGCAGGCCCCGATGCCGCCGAGGCGGACCGCCGCGGTCAGGGTGAGCACCTTCCAGTGGCCGTGCGGCACCGCCGCATCGACCCGCTTGCCGCGCGGGGACCGTGCGTACCGCCTGGTCATCGCGGTCGTCGCGCCGCTCTCGTCCAGAAAGACCAGGCGGGACGGGTCGACGCCGGTGAACTCGGCCCGCCAGGCCGCCCTGGCCTCCTTCAAGTCGGGCCGGTCCTGCTCGGCGGCCCGGGGCGACTTTTTTTGCGCGTGATGCCCAGCCGTCTCAGCGCCCGGTCGGTGGCCGAGGTGCCGCAGGCCACGCCGGCGGCGGCCGCCAGCTGCCTGAGCGTGGCATCGGGATCGGCCGCGACGGCGTTGCAGAGCCGCTCGGCCGCCTCGCCGGAGAAGGCCGGGGCCCGGCCCCCGCCGTGCGGCCTCGGCGCGATCGAGCCGGTCTCCCGGCGCCTCTTGAGCAGCAGGCGGACCCAGGACTGGCTGACGGAGAATCGTTCGGCGACCTCGGCGCGCGTCTGAATCCCCTCATCGCAGGCGGCAATGACCCGCTCCCGCAGGTCCATCGAGTATGCGGCCATTCTCCGTGCCCTCCTATCACGGAGAATCGGAGAAAAGCACGCCACGTTCAATGGGGAACTGCTCTAGTGGGTCATTTGCGTTGAGGATGATTATAAACCAACTTTGATCGCCGGACCGGCCTCCGTGTGCACGCCCCGGACCCGCCCAGCCGGTGCCCGCGATCTCGCTGCCGGCGTCCCCGCTCCGCCCGCTTGCCGCCCCACTCGAACGGCGTCGGCGACCGATTCCATTGTTCCGTCACCGCCTCGAGCCGGGCGATGAACTCCGCCGGACTGCCCGGCTCCTGGCCCTCCAGCGCCCGCCGCTTGAGGATCCGCTGCAGGCTCTCGGCCATGTTCAGCCACGACCCGCCCAGCGGCGTGCCCAGCGGCATGATCCCTCGGGCGAACAGCCATCAGACGAACTCCGGCGTCTTATGCCCGACCAGGTTGTCCAGCACCAGGAGCATCCGCAACGGCGGCAACTCGGCCGGCAGGGTCGGCTTGATCGGCAGCCCCTCCTGCCACCGCTCCCACGCCCCTCGCATCGACGCCGCGGTCGGCGTCGTGGGCAAGGGTAAGGACGCCAGGATCGTCGTCAATTCTTCCTTGAGCCAGGCATGGAGCACCGAGTTGGGGCAGGTGGTCACGCCCTTGACCCGAGCCCGGCCGTCGGCGGGGTGGAACAGCGTCAGGGCCTTGGCCGCCCCGTTACGGACATACTCGTGCGGTCGTCGGGCCGGCTGTCCCTCGGGGCACCAGGACTGGACGGGTTGGGGGACCGTCTGGAACGGCCCAGCCTGATCGGTGCACCAGACCGATAGGCCCATCGCCTCGCCAGCCCGGTAGGCGTCCTCGATGCACTTGTTTTCGAGGGCGTGTCCGGGTCGGTGACGAGGACGGGACCACTCTTGCGAATGCGGAGGACGGTCCCGGTGGGGCACCAGGTGCGGCTGCGTTGATGCGAGGAGTTGGCCTCGCGGAGGACCAGCCAGATCGTGTAGGTGGAGACCTTGGGCAGGCCATCGGGTGCCGAGCGGAGGGCCTTCTGCAGGGTGGTCGGGCTCCAGGTCGCCGTGCCGTCGGCCTCCGGGGTCGGCGTGCGTCGTGCCTCGCGGAGGATCCGCTCGGTCGCCTCCTGATCGTAGGTACGCCGTTGCCCGCCGCCGTGGCGTGGGTCGAGGGCGGTCAGGCCCTCGGCGTTGAAGCGGGCGACCAGGTTCGAGACGGCGACGCCGGAACGCCGCCCGGCGGAGAGGGCGGGCTGCGGATCATCCTCACCTCGGGCGACGGCCAGGAGCATGATCGCTCGGGCGACGCGGGCAGCGGGCTCGGTCTGCGCTGCGATCGACTGATCCGGAGGAGGAAGGCGGCCTCTTCGTCGGCGAGTGGGCGAAGAGGGTCCTTCTTGAGACGCGACATCGTTGACCTCCGTGGGATCAGAGGTCGTTAATGCTAGCAGATCGTCGGTTCTATAGTCACGTGCAAGACAAACGACCCACCAGTATTACAGTTGTAACTAGCCTCTGTCTGACGGAGGGGTTATATGGTCAATAGCCTCAGATATCTCTGCATCATGGCCAACTTCACCGTGGCCAGGTAGTTGAGTGCCAGCTTGTCGAACCGCGTCGCCACGGCGCGGCACTCCTTCATCTAGCCGACGCACTGCTCCACCACCGACCGCCGGCGGTACGCCTCGGAGTCGAATCGCACGCGGCCGTCTCCGGGCCGCTGGTCCGACCGGCGCGGGATCACCGCCCGGATGCCGTGCCGCGCCAGCCATCGGCGGATCCGCGGGTCGCTGTAGGCCTTGTCGCCGGCCAGGGCGACCGGGCGGCACCGCGGTCGGCCCCGTCGGCCCCGCAGCCGCACCTCGCCCATGGCCCGCTCGAACTGGGTGGACTCGTGCCGCTGGCCCGGCGTGATCACCGCCGCCAGCGGGATGCCGCGGCCGTCGCAGACCAGGTGGACCTTGGTGCCGAAGCCGCCGCGGGACCGGCCCAGGGCGTGGTCCTCCGGCTCGCCGGCTCGTTTTTTTTCGACGCCCCGGCGGCCGCCCGCGCGGCGCGGATGACGGTGCCGTCGATGCAGAACAACTCGGCGTCGATGAGCCCCTCGGCGTTGAGCCGGACCTGGAGTCGCTCGAGCATGCGGTCGATCAGCCCCGCCTTGCGCATGGCGTTGAAGCGGTGGTAGACCGTCTGCCACGGCCCATAACGCTCGGGCAGGTCGCGCCAGGGGACGCCGGCTCGCATCCGCCACAGGGCGCCGTTGAGGACGGTGCGGTGGTCGGCCCAGCGGCCGCCGCGTCCCTGCGCCGGGAAGAGGTCGGCGATCAGGGCCCATTGTTCATCGGTCAGCTCATGCCGCTTCGCCATGACATCCTCGCAAGATGCTGCAAGGCGACAAGATAGCGACGCGGTCATCCCTCAGACAGAGGCTAGGCGCGTGCCGCAGCGGCATCCACGCCTCGCCGTCGATCTCGTCGGCGGGTAGGATGCCCCCATGGCTTACGACGTCATCCTCGAATCAGTCTCGCCTGGCTTCCACGGGCCGGTCGTCGCCGCTCTGCTCACCGTCCGCATCCCGAGCCGGACGAAGTGGGCGGAAGTCGCGGGATTCCGCAACGCGACCACGGTAGGCCTGGGCCTGGACCCGGCGAAGGCCGAGCGGCTCGCTACCTCGGCTCCGGTCACCATCGCGAAAGGTGTGACCGCCGAGGACGCAGTGCACATCAAGGCCTATCTCGAGGCGGGCCATTACCCCGAGAAGAAAGAATGGCCGCGCCCGGAGCCGGGCCACGGCTGTTGCGTGTTAAGCATTCGAAGTTTGGGTTAACGACAATCCCCGGCCTTCCGATACCCAGCCTTCTCCGCTTCCGCAACCGAGCCAAAGGTCACCCGGTTTGCTTCCTTCATCGCGGCCGCTCCCCGGCAATGCGGCTTGTGATACAGGAAGCTCTTGCGGTTCCCGACAACTCCCGCCGTCACGGCAACGCCCACGCCCTTCCGCCATTCCCACGGCGGGACTGGCTTCTCCGCGCTCCAAAGCCCGATCTTGATCTTCTTGGCACACACCTGCGCCCGGATCAGCAAGATGTCGTCCGGGGCGTATTTGCGGTAATGCCAGGCCATCCCGAGTCAGGCCATCCCGAGTTCAAGTATTTCCCGGTTGAGCCAGACGCCATCGGGCAAAAACACGTCGGCAACAGTTCGGCCATAACGGTCGGTGTCCTTTACCTTGACCGTCACATCCTTGCCGAACGCCAGGTCTGATGCCGCCTGCTTGGCACGCGAGCCGAAATCCTGGCCGGTTTCTGGAGCGTCAATTCCGTGAAGCCTGACCTTCACCTGCGTCTTGTCGGCCTTCAGCACGGTAATCGTGTCGCCGTTGGAGATGCCGACGACGCGCGCGGCGTAGTCCGTGGCGAAGCTGGGGGAGGCGAAGAGCAGGAGGAGTGCGGTGAAAAGTAACTTCATAAAGAGAGGGTAGTTCGAGGAAATCTTTCAAGCCAGCGGAATCGTTAAATTACCGCACCGGTGATGTTTCTTTAACCCTCGGCGGCTCCGCTCCGAAGGTTGACCGTAGGGTTTAACGGCAAAGGCTTGATCGTGAAAATCGCCAGGGGGCATCGCCAGCGCTTATCAAATCGGTCTGCATCGCACTCGCATTCTTGGCCTTGATCCCAGAGGCAACCTCGGCGGGCGGATCTCGCGGGTCGGTCAGTGTCGGGGTTACACGAGGAGGGATGGGACTCATGTTAGGCCGCACATGCGTTCGGCCCCGGATGGAATTTTCAGCAATAACTGGTCGACGAGGGGCAATGTGAATCCCTACACCGGCGCGGTGGGGACGAAAACACGCGATCCCAACGGATCCTGGGTAGGCGGAAGCTCCTCTTATGCAGGGACGTCAGCCACGATCAACTATGGCTATTCCGCCCCAGCACCCCAGACATCGGCAGAATCGCTTCACTTAGGGTTCCGATCGGTGGGGACACAGGACACAGAAATCGAGGCCCCCAGTCGGCAGCCAATTGTCCTCACGGAAGCCGAAAAGGCGATCCTCTTGAAAGAAGAGGCCGAGCGGATTCAACTCCTCGAGCGCGAGGAAATCCGACTGAGATCCCTCCAATACGCCGAGGTTGGGCTGGCTCATTACGTTGCGGGCAACTTCCGCTCGGCAATCGTCGAGTACAATCGGGCAATCGCCCTCGACCCGACGAATCCGAAACTCTTTTACTGCCGCGGCACGATGTACAGCCGGCTCGGCGATTTCGACCAGGCCATCGTGGACTTGAACAAGGCAATCTCTCTCAAGGGGGATTTTAAGGAGGCGCACATCGGCATTGGGTATGTCTACAGTGGACTTCCCCACGAATGGCGAGCGCCGGGTTAACGGTTTATGAGGCTTTTTCGTACTCGGCGGGTGACAGGTAGCCCAGCGACGAATGCCGCCGGACTCGATTGAAGAAGACCTCGATGTACTCGAAGATGCTCGCCCTCGCCTCCGCCCTCGTCGCGAAGTTCTCGCCCTGAGTCAGCTCCTTTTTCAGGCTCGCGAAGAAGCTCTCCATCGGCGCATTATCCCAGCAGTTCGCCCGACGGCTCATGCTGCCGGTGATCCCGTGCCTGGCCAGCACCCCCCGGTAGTGCTCGCTGGCGTACTGGCTCCCCCGGTCCGAATGGGTCACCAACCCCGCGACGGGCCGCCGGCCGGCCAAGGCCATCTCCAGGGCGTCGACGACCAGCCGGCTGTCGATCCGCTCGGACATCGACCAGCCCACGATCCGCCGCGAGTGGAGGTCCTCCACCGCCGCCAGGTAGAGCCACCCCTCGGCGGTGGCCACATAGGTGATGTCGGCCGTCCAGGCCCGATCCGGGGCCCCCGGCTCGAACTCGCGGTTCAGGACGTTCTCGGCCACGGGGCGGTCGTGGTTGGAGTCGGTCGTGACGCGGAACTTCCGCCTCGTCCTGGCGGCGATCCCCTCCCGACGCATCAGCTTGGCCACGGTGTTCACGCAGCAGGGCTCGCCCCGTGCGATCAACTCGGCGTGAATTCGAGGGCTTCCGTAGCGGGCCTTCACTTCGCCGTGGATCGCCTTGATCGAGACGACCAGGGCCTCGCGCCTCCGGGCCTGCTCGCTGTCCGGCCTTCCCCGCCAGTCGTAGTAGCCGCCGGCGGAGACGCGCAGGACCCGGCACATCAGCCGGACCGGCCATCGATCTCGGTGGCGCTCGACGAAGCCGTACCTCATGACGACTCCCTGGCGAAGAAGGCCGTCGCTTTTTTCAAGATGTCGCGCTCCATCGTGAGCCGCTTGACCTCGGCCCGCAGCCGACGCAGCTCCTCCTCGTGCGCGGGCGGGTTCCCCTTGCCGGGGAAGGCCTGGTCACCGCCCTCGGCCGGGGCCCGCTTCCAGCCCCGCAGCAGGCTCTCGGAGAGGTCGAGGTCGCGTGCGACCTCGGCGACGCTCTTGCCCTGCTCGTTGACGAGCTTGACGGCCTGGGCCTTGAACTCGGGTGTGAAGGTTCGTCGTGTCGTCGCCATCGGGGGACTCCTGGGTTCGAGCTTATGCTCTTAACCCGGCGCCCGCTATCCGTGGGAAAGTCCAGTGCGTGCGGCTGCGTCCCAAGCGCAAGGACCACGTGTGGAGCTACGACTTCGTGCAGGCGCGGACCCGCGACGGTCGGGCCTTCCGCATGCTGAACATCATCGACGAGTACACGCGGGAGTGCCTGGCCATCGACGTGGCCAGGAAGCTGAAGTCCGACGACGTGCTGGAGCGGCTCTCCGACCTGTTCGTGCGTCGCGGCGTGCCCGAGCACATCCGCAGCGACAACGGGCCGGAGTTCACGGCGAAGGCCGTGCGGGACTGGCTCGGCCGCGTGGGGTCGAAGTCGCTGTTCATCGAGCCGGGGAGCCCGTGGGAGAACGGCTATGTCGAGTCGTTCAACGGCAAGCTATCGGACGAGCTGCTGGACGGGGAGGTGTTCGATACGCTGCTGGAAGCGAAGGTACTGATTGAGCGTTGGAGGGTGAGGTACAACACTGTGCGGCCGCACAGCAGCCTGGGGTATCGCCCGCCGGCTCCGGAGGCATTCCGGCCCGGGTCGCCGGACTCCGGAGCTTTGCCCCTGCGCCCGGCCTCTATGGCCGGGAGTGACCTGCCCCGGAAAGTTGGACCAGCTAAACGAGAGCTTTTCGGTCGGACGAGGCGTTCAGATCACTGGCCTTCAATGCGGCGAAATCCCTCGGGGCCAGGTTCCCCAGGGCGCCGTGCGGGCGGACTTCATTGTAGTCGATGCGCCATGACTCCAACCGCTCCCGGGCGTCCTCCAGGCTGGTGAAGTCGGTCTGATTGAGACACTCCTCGCGCACACGCCCATTGAAGGACTCGATGAACGCGTTGTCCGTCGGCTTGCCGGGGCGGCTGAAATCCAGCGTCACGCCGTTCAGATGGGCCCACAGGTCGAGCATCTTGCCGGTGAACTCCGGGCCGTTGTCCACACGAGGCTCACGCGGCGCCCCTCGGGTCGAAGAGACCTCTGCCATCACCTCGGCGACCTGCCCGGAGGTGAACCGCGGGGCCACTCGCATGGCCACCGCCTCGCGGGTGAACAGGTCCAGCACCGTCAGGACGCGGAGCTTGCCGCCATCCGAGAGTGCGTCGCTCATGAAGTCCATCGCCCAGGCCTGGTTGGCCGCCTCGATGGCCGGCCGGTCGTCGCGATGGCGAGAGCTCACGCGGCGTCGCGGGGCCTTCCGCCGCAACGTCAATCGCTCCAGGCCGTAGAGGCGATCGACCCGCTTGACGTTGACGGCCCAGCCCTCGCGCTCGAGCAGGATGTGCAGCCGGCGATAGCCGTATCGGACGCGGCTGGTGGCCAACTCGCGTAGCCGCAGCCGGAGGGGCTCCTGGGCATCGCGGGTCCTCCGATCGTGGTAGGTCGACCGCGGATAACCGACGACCTCGCAGGCCCGCCGCACGCTGACGCCGAAGCGGACGGTCAGGTCCGCCACGACCGCCCGCCGCTGCGGCGGGCTCAGGGTTTTTTTGCCAGGACGTCCTGGAGCATCTTCTTGTCGAGGCTCAGGTCGGCGACCAGCTGCTTGAGCTTCTGGTTCTCCTCCTCGAGCAGGCGGAGCCGCCTAACCTCGGGGGTGCCCAGCTCGCCGTACTTGGCCTTCCAGCGGAAGAAGGTGGCCTGGCTGACGCCCAGCTTGCGACAGGTCTCATCGACCCCCAGGCCGGCCTCGGCCTGCCTCAGGGCGAAGGTGATCTGCTCGACGGTGAACTTCGACTGCTTCATGGGCCTGAGCTCCTAAGACTCGAGGCCTCATCGTATCCGAACTCTCAAGTGCGATGGCCCAGGAAATCGGGGGCACGTCATCCCATGCCGATTCTCAAATGCGATGGGCTAGATTCCGGGGTCAAGCGCACCGCCGACATCACCCCACTCGTCACCCAGCACACGATCCATCGCTTCTGGTGCTCCCGCTGCAAAACCACCGTCGAGCCCATCGTGGCTGATGCTCTGCCGGGTTCGACCATCGGCCTGCGGGTGCTGGTCTTCTCCGCCTGGCTGCATTACCTTTTGGGCACCACCATCGCCCAGATCCTCGACGTCTTCAACTTCCATCTCCAACTGAAGCTATCCGCCGGTGGCCTGGTTGCGATGTGGCGTCGCTTGGCTGAGGTTCTCGCCGCCTGGGACCAGCAGATCCACAACCAGGCGTTGCAAAGTGCCGTGCTCCACGCCGATGAGACCGGCTGGCGGGTCGAAGGCAAAACCCACTGGCTCTAGTGCTTCGCCGCGAAGGATCTGACCTACTACCTGATCGACCGGAGTCGGGGCAGTCCGGCATTGATGCGGTTCTTCCAGGCCGAGTTCGCCGGGGTCTTGGTGACCGACTTCTGGGGGGCGTACAACGCTGTGGTGTGTGCCCGAAAACAACGGTGCCTGCCCCACCTGCTGCGCGATCTGAAGCGAACGCAGCATTACCACAAGCCGGAGGGG
It encodes:
- a CDS encoding IS630 transposase-related protein codes for the protein MAAYSMDLRERVIAACDEGIQTRAEVAERFSVSQSWVRLLLKRRRETGSIAPRPHGGGRAPAFSGEAAERLCNAVAADPDATLRQLAAAAGVACGTSATDRALRRLGITRKKSRPGPPSRTGPT
- a CDS encoding transposase, which translates into the protein MQGLLLDGDRESIEPLSRRVTLPAGLVVADLDQALQPFVGQSTWDEQAVWRRYRSIMAETFASPAGIFVVDDTGFPKQGRLSAGVQRQYCGASGRKANCQVAPWVHYVLPKGHYPLAMRL
- a CDS encoding IS630 family transposase, translated to MKEARAAWRAEFTGVDPSRLVFLDESGATTAMTRRYARSPRGKRVDAAVPHGHWKVLTLTAAVRLGGIGACLAFDGATNSACFEADIGECLAPTLRPCDIVVMDNLSCHKTAEVARLVAAAGAEVRYLPAYSPDLNPIEAMFSKLKESLRSAEARSVDDLIGAMGDGLRSVTPANILGWFHHSGYRHVQ
- a CDS encoding helix-turn-helix domain-containing protein; this translates as MLLAVARGEDDPQPALSAGRRSGVAVSNLVARFNAEGLTALDPRHGGGQRRTYDQEATERILREARRTPTPEADGTATWSPTTLQKALRSAPDGLPKVSTYTIWLVLREANSSHQRSRTWCPTGTVLRIRKSGPVLVTDPDTPSKTSASRTPTGLARRWAYRSGAPIRLGRSRRSPNPSSPGAPRDSRPDDRTSMSVTGRPRP
- a CDS encoding Tm-1-like ATP-binding domain-containing protein; the encoded protein is MKAVYLLATLDTKGIEAAFVRDTLVARGVATVVVDTGCLGAPTIEANVSRAEVFKAAGLSLSDLVAQNDRGAAVTGATLGATRLVAEAAARGEVAGVLALGGSAGTAIGTSAMRALPIGIPKVMVSTVASGQVRPYVGDKDILMLNSVVDILGLNRISRTILGEAARAMAGLVIFADDSAAVAASSDRPLVAVTMFGVTTPCVMRARDVLEGAGYEVLVFHATGNGGLAMESLIRDGLIAGVLDLTTTELADELVGGVFSAGPTRLTAAAEAGIPQVVSVGALDMVNFGALETVPARFAGRTLHRHNANVTLMRTTVDENTAIGAEIGRKLARAGREAEVWIPLRGVSAIDAPGQHFEDQAARHALFAAVRSHAGEISVVEVDRHINDPEFAEAVANRLIELLTLLH
- a CDS encoding ThuA domain-containing protein translates to MLRSRIASVALGILSALAISASAAGQDVPARPIEAWADPHLKVTRGLVLWLDAGHLNAARKALGRPEAAEGARVDLWYDASGHGRHLAQTRVEVQPFYQDGALRFDGDASHLELAGIGGRFREITLFVVAAPLGNAGGFRAFMAINQEGKDDFTSGLNLDMGFGFSSRFETINVEGNGFGGMANLMASPSDFGVVRRMTVTSTPGPGGTKTYLDGRPGGSRDRKDSVLIADRVTVGARRYGADAVRGFLDGDILQVLVYDRVLDEAERTQVEGFLAARYGGKAPIVRPGRPAVGKPLVSVANPPAVQMLVPGFSARELPVDLSNINNIKYRPDGKLVALAYDGNLYLLSDSNGTGVEDRVERFWMNKGGINAPIGMALTPPGYPLGEGVFVASKGKISLITDVDRDGKADREIVVATGWKELPHGVDALGVAVDEAGAVYFGLGVTNFTNPYLVGASGEAAYDLKGEHGTIQKVAPDFGRREIIATGIRFPVGMAFNRHGDFFATDQEGATWLPNGNPFDELLHIRPGRHYGFPPRHPKYLPSVVDEPSVFDYAPQHQSTCGLNFNEPVSGGPTFGPAFWAGDALVTGYSRGKLYRTKLAKTEAGYVAQTHVFAVLNMLPVDACVSPRGDLVVAVHSGLPDWGSGPKGKGKLYKVTYNDHDAPQPVLAWASGPQEASVAFDRPLDLASLKDLARNLTLEYGKSVGPGDRYESLRPPYDAVARQLNAPRFGLPIYSAKVSADRRSLHLTTAPHPELGTYVINSPGLGRPDRAKIPAAAMPQDADVDLAYDLTGADVTWKPESGPGSWAGWLPHLDLAVSRNFTVGSAEHDRLWDVLGRPGRLTLKSRLDLWQMLRPAVQPGSTAGYTLPDEKVTMTFTGSGPIQVTTPAGSVPAEADKEGLYRVRVAVSPREREPLPLEVALETGGRATLEVSYTTAEDPRPRALPLRRLLLPWAALTKRADTFAERDIPELLGGNWSRGRAIFTGSEARCATCHRVRSLGDDIGPDLSNLIHRDYASVLRDIHAPSAAINPDYVAYSVALTDGRVLQGTLRTEADGLVVSDTAGVRTTVSRSSVDETAPSAVSMMPDGIDAALGPKKLRDLLTFLLTDPIGPAKIEYQGSPPPPPRRRHELDAVLKGSVPIANPRKLRIVLAGGPKDHGPGEHDYPLWLKRWSPLLATDESLTVETSAGWPSPQQLETADVVVFYSNNPGWDAAKAEQLDLFFARGGGVVLIHYAVDGHDASEALADRIGLAWKAGRSKFRHGQLEVDFSGSKHPITRGFGRLKLVDESYWNLVGDPSRIDLLGTGAEEGGPRPLFWARQTGKGRVFVSLPGHFTWTFDDPLFRVLMLRGMAWVAGEPVDRFNELATPGARIDE